From the genome of Nicotiana sylvestris chromosome 2, ASM39365v2, whole genome shotgun sequence, one region includes:
- the LOC104246733 gene encoding CBL-interacting serine/threonine-protein kinase 12-like has product MAGTTTAADTSTSSRSNLAPTKSLSKKENQGLLLGRYEIGKLLGHGTFAKVYHARNVKTNESVAIKVIDKEKILKVGLIDHIKREISILRRVRHPNIVQLYEVMATKAKIYFVMEYVKGGELFNKVAKGRLKEEVARKYFQQLISAVAFCHARGVYHRDLKPENILLDEDGNVKVSDFGLSAISEQIKQDGLFHTFCGTPAYVAPEVLARKGYDAAKVDIWSCGVILFVLMAGYLPFHDQNIMAMYKKIYKGEFRCPRWFSPELTKFLRQLLDTNPETRITIQEVMNNRWFKKGFKHVKFYIEDDKLCSVNDDDYDGGVDYSSDRSESESEMEMRRKPATLPRPASLNAFDIISFSRGFDLSGLFEEGGDGARFVSGAPVPKIISKLEEIAKVVSFAVRKKDCRVSLEGSKEGEKGPLTIAAEIFELTPSLRVVEVKKKGGDRVEYEEFYNRELKPGLQNLTLEVGDHIHSSYLPSDTE; this is encoded by the coding sequence ATGGCCGGCACCACTACCGCCGCCGACACCAGCACCAGCAGTAGAAGCAACCTAGCGCCGACAAAAAGTCTGAGCAAAAAGGAAAATCAAGGACTTTTATTGGGTAGATACGAAATTGGGAAATTACTAGGGCACGGTACGTTTGCTAAGGTGTACCATGCTAGGAATGTGAAGACAAATGAGAGCGTTGCTATAAAAGTTATTGATAAAGAAAAGATCTTGAAAGTTGGTCTTATTGATCATATAAAACGCGAGATCTCAATTTTAAGGAGAGTTAGGCACCCAAACATAGTCCAATTGTATGAAGTTATGGCCACAAAGGCCAAAATCTACTTTGTCATGGAGTATGTTAAAGGTGGTGAGCTCTTTAATAAGGTTGCTAAAGGCAGGCTTAAGGAAGAAGTTGCTAGAAAATATTTCCAGCAGTTAATCTCTGCTGTAGCTTTTTGTCATGCTCGTGGTGTTTACCATAGGGACCTAAAGCCTGAAAATATACTGTTAGATGAAGATGGGAATGTTAAAGTTTCTGACTTTGGCCTTAGTGCCATTTCAGAGCAGATAAAGCAAGATGGTTTGTTTCATACCTTTTGTGGTACCCCGGCTTACGTGGCGCCGGAGGTGTTAGCTAGAAAGGGTTATGATGCAGCCAAAGTTGATATTTGGTCATGTGGGGTGATACTCTTTGTGCTAATGGCAGGGTATTTGCCATTTCATGATCAGAATATTATGGCTATGTATAAGAAGATATACAAGGGTGAATTTAGATGTCCTAGATGGTTTTCACCCGAATTGACTAAGTTTTTAAGGCAACTTCTTGATACTAATCCTGAAACTAGGATCACTATTCAGGAGGTTATGAACAATAGGTGGTTTAAGAAGGGTTTTAAACATGTCAAGTTTTATATTGAGGATGACAAGTTGTGTAGTGTTAATGATGATGATTATGATGGCGGGGTTGATTATTCGTCTGATAGATCGGAGTCTGAATCTGAAATGGAGATGAGAAGGAAGCCTGCTACTTTGCCTAGGCCAGCTAGCTTGAATGCATTTGATATCATATCGTTTTCTCGTGGTTTTGATTTATCTGGTTTGTTTGAAGAAGGAGGAGATGGGGCAAGGTTTGTATCCGGGGCTCCTGTGCCCAAGATCATTAGTAAGTTGGAGGAAATTGCTAAAGTTGTGAGCTTTGCGGTGAGGAAGAAGGATTGTAGAGTGAGTTTAGAGGGGTCTAAAGAGGGTGAAAAGGGACCATTGACAATTGCAGCTGAGATATTTGAGTTGACGCCATCGCTGAGAGTTGTTGAGGTGAAGAAGAAAGGAGGAGATAGAGTGGAGTATGAGGAGTTTTACAACAGGGAATTGAAGCCAGGGTTACAGAATTTAACGCTTGAAGTTGGAGACCATATCCATTCGTCTTATTTGCCATCAGATACTGAATAG
- the LOC104246734 gene encoding CBL-interacting protein kinase 5, with translation MTNKSEKKGNILMQRYEIGKLLGQGTFAKVYHARNLKTGQSVAVKIIDKEKVMKVGLIDQIKREISVMRLIKHPNVVQLYEVMASKTKIYFAMEYVRGGELFNKVAKGRLKEDAARKYFQQLIAAVDFCHSRGVYHRDLKPENLLLDEGGNLKVSDFGLSALLDSKRQDGLLHTTCGTPAYVAPEVINKRGYDGEKADIWSCGVVLFVLLAGYLPFHDQNLMEMYKKISKGEFKCPQWFHPEVRKLLSRILDPNPSSRITLTKLMENYWFKKGFKQIDKTTNPGKEQLESPRSVLDIEDHISDGEGPSNPKKDQDSTTMKPTCLNAFDIISLSPGFDLSGLFEKEKERKSDTRFTAKKPASIIVSKLEEVASNESFNVKKKDGTVTMQSIKEGRKGQLAIDAEIFEITPSFHVVEVSKKSGDTMEYKKFFDQGLKTSLKDIVWTWQGCDQQQQQVDQNQERN, from the exons ATGACCAACAAGAGCGAGAAGAAAGGCAACATTTTGATGCAAAGGTATGAGATTGGGAAATTGTTAGGCCAAGGGACATTTGCCAAGGTTTACCATGCAAGAAATCTGAAAACTGGCCAAAGTGTTGCTGTAAAGATCATTGATAAGGAGAAGGTGATGAAAGTTGGCCTAATTGATCAAATCAAACGTGAAATCTCTGTCATGAGGCTAATCAAACACCCAAATGTTGTCCAGCTCTATGAGGTTATGGCTAGCAAAACAAAAATCTATTTCGCCATGGAATATGTGAGAGGTGGTGAACTTTTCAACAAGGTTGCTAAAGGCAGGCTTAAAGAAGATGCAGCTAGAAAATACTTCCAACAATTAATCGCTGCAGTGGATTTCTGTCATAGCCGCGGCGTCTACCACCGTGATCTCAAGCCGGAAAATCTCCTCCTCGACGAAG GTGGAAACTTGAAAGTATCAGATTTCGGGCTGAGTGCATTGTTAGATTCAAAGAGGCAAGATGGTCTCCTCCACACAACCTGTGGAACACCAGCCTATGTTGCCCCTGAGGTGATCAACAAGAGAGGTTACGATGGCGAAAAAGCTGACATTTGGTCATGTGGAgttgttttatttgttttattagcTGGTTATTTACCATTTCATGATCAAAACCTCATGGAAATGTACAAGAAAATAAGTAAAGGGGAATTCAAATGTCCACAATGGTTCCATCCTGAGGTAAGAAAGCTCCTGTCAAGAATTCTTGATCCGAATCCAAGTTCAAGAATCACCTTAACTAAGCTCATGGAGAATTACTGGTTCAAGAAAGGTTTCAAACAAATTGATAAAACCACAAATCCAGGGAAAGAGCAACTCGAATCGCCTCGTAGTGTTTTGGATATTGAGGACCATATTTCAGATGGAGAAGGACCATCCAATCCAAAGAAAgatcaagattcaacaacaatgAAACCTACTTGCTTAAATGCATTTGATATCATTTCTCTTTCTCCTGGTTTTGATCTTTCTGGATTAtttgagaaagaaaaagaaagaaaatcagataCTCGATTCACGGCGAAAAAACCAGCTTCAATTATTGTATCAAAgctggaggaagtggcttcaaatGAGAGTTTCaatgtgaagaaaaaagatgggaCAGTTACAATGCAAAGTATTAAAGAAGGGAGAAAAGGACAGCTAGCCATTGATGCAGAGATTTTTGAGATTACACCTTCTTTCCATGTGGTGGAAGTTTCAAAAAAATCAGGAGATACAATGGAATATAAGAAATTCTTTGATCAGGGATTGAAGACTTCTCTTAAAGATATAGTTTGGACATGGCAAGGTTGTGATCAGCAGCAACAGCAAGTTGATCAAAATCAAGAAAGAAACTGA